ACCCGGCCCGCGTCGTCCACGGGGTGGCGCCGCTCGACATGGCGGGCCCCGGCGACATCTCCTTCCTCATCGACGCCCGGTATCGCGCGGCGGCCCTCAGCTCCCGGGCCGGCGCCTTTCTGGCGCCGCCGGGCGTGACCGGGCTGCCGGCGCCCACGCTGGTGACGGCGGCACCCCGGCTCGCCCTCGTCGACCTCATCGCCCTGTTCCACCCGCCGGCGGTCGTGAGCCCCGGGATCCATCCCTCGGCCATCGTGGCGCCCGATGCCCGTGTCGCGGCCAGCGCCTGCATCGGCGCCCTCACCGTCGTGGAAACGGGCGCGGTGATCGGCGCGGGAACCCGTCTCTATCCACTCGTCTACGTGGGCGCCGGCGCCCGGATCGGCGACGAGTGCGTCCTGTACCCGCACGTGGTGGTACGTGAGGGCGTGCGGCTGGGCCGGCGCGTCATCCTCCACGCCGGTGCCGTCATCGGCGCCGACGGCTTCGGCTACGTGTTCGACGGCAGCCGTCACCGCAAAATCCCGCAGCTGGGAGGTGTCAGCATCGAGGACGACGTCGAGGTCGGCGCCAACACCACGGTGGACCGCGGGGGCTTCGGCGACACGGTCATCGGCCAGGGCACGAAAGTCGATAATCTGGTGCAGATCGGCCACAACGTGGAGGTTGGCGAGCACTCGGTGCTGGTCGCTCAGGTAGGCGTCGCCGGCTCGTGCCGGATCGGCCGCGGCGTGATGCTCGCCGGGCAGGTCGGGATCGCCGACCATGTGACCGTGGGTGACGGTGCCGTCGTGGCCGCTCAGTCCGGCGTCCATGCCGACATCCAGCCCGGGGAGAAAGTTCTGGGCAGCCCGGCGCGGCCGCTCACTCACAGCAAGCGTATCCTGCTGGCGGAGGGCCAGCTCCCCGAGATGGCCCGGCGCCTGCGCCGGCTCGAGCGGCGAGTCGAGGCTCTGGCCGCTCGCGTGGGCGACGTCAGCGCCTCGGACGAGGAGGCCAGTGCCGATGCCTGAGGCCATTCACCCCAGTACAGTGGTGGATCCCCGCGCCGTGATCGGCCGCGACGTTCGCATCGGCGCCTACTCCATCGTCGGGCCCGAGGTCACCCTGGGGGACGGCGTCGAGGTGGGCCATCATGTCATCCTGGAGGGACAGATCGACGTGGGGCCCGGGGTCCAGATCGGTCACGGCTCGGCCCTGGGAGGGCGGCCTCAGGATCTCAAGTTCAAGGAAGGCACTCCTTCGGGGATCCGGATCGGCGCGGAAACGGTCATCCGGGAGTACGTGGTCATTCACCGCGCTACCCGCCCGGAAAGCGTTACCGAGATCGGCCCCAGGTGTCTCATCATGTCGATGAGCCACGTCGCCCACGATTGCCGATTGGGCCAGGGGGTCATCGTGATCAACTATGCCGGCATCACCGGGCACTGCGACATCGGCGACTACGTCACCGTCGGCGGCCAGACCGGAATAGCTCCGTTCGTGCGGGTTGGTCCCTACGCCTACCTCGGGGGAGGCAGCAAGGTCATCGCCGATGTGCCGCCCTTCATGATGGCCGACGGCGTGCCGGCCACGGTGCGTGCCGTCAACGTGGTCGGCCTCCGGCGCGCCGGCATCCCCCCGGCGGACCGCCGCGCCGTGCAGGAAGCCCACCGCGTCCTCTACCGCAGCGGCCTGACTCCCGCCCATGCCCTCGAACGGCTGCGGCGCGAGCTGCCTCCGCATCCGATGGTCGACGCCATCGCCCGGTTCGTCGCCACCGCTTCGCGACGAGGCATGTGCGGGCCGCCCGGCGGCTGGGGCCACGCCCACGGCAACGCGGAGGAGCTCGAGGCCGGCGCCGACCACGAGAGCGTGCTGTGACATCGCCCCACAGCCGGATCCGGGCTGCCGTGGTGGGTGTCGGCCACATGGGGCAATACCATGCACGCGTTTACGCCGAGCTGTGGGATGTCGACTTCGTGGGCGTCGTCGACATCGATGCTGACCGCGCCGCCGAGGTGGCCCAGCACTACGACACCCGCAGCTTCAGCGACCACCGTGACCTCATCGGCAAGGTAGACGTCGTCTCGGTGGCCGTGCCCACCGAACAGCACTTCCACGTTGCCCGCGACCTGTTGGCGACCGGCATCGGCGTCCTCATCGAGAAGCCCATGACGCCTAGCCTGGAGGAGGCGCGAGAGCTGTTCGCCATCGCCCGCCGCTCGGGGGCGGCCCTGCAGGTCGGTCACGTGGAGCGCTTCAACGGAGCGGTCCAGGAGCTCCGCAAGATCGTGGAGCGGCCGATCCTCATCGAATCGCGCCGCCTGGGGCCCTTCGCCCCTCGCGTCCAGAAGGACACGGTGGTCATGGACCTCATGATCCACGACATCGACATCGTCCTGGCGCTGGTGCCGTCGGCGCCGCGGCGGCTCGCCGCCTTCGGGGCCAGTGTCCATTCGGACGTGACCGACGTGGCCAACGTCCAGATCTGGTTCGAGTCGGGGACGATCGCCACCATCACGGC
The DNA window shown above is from Candidatus Methylomirabilota bacterium and carries:
- the lpxD gene encoding UDP-3-O-(3-hydroxymyristoyl)glucosamine N-acyltransferase — protein: MAGPAGLPLGHIAARLGATLEGDPARVVHGVAPLDMAGPGDISFLIDARYRAAALSSRAGAFLAPPGVTGLPAPTLVTAAPRLALVDLIALFHPPAVVSPGIHPSAIVAPDARVAASACIGALTVVETGAVIGAGTRLYPLVYVGAGARIGDECVLYPHVVVREGVRLGRRVILHAGAVIGADGFGYVFDGSRHRKIPQLGGVSIEDDVEVGANTTVDRGGFGDTVIGQGTKVDNLVQIGHNVEVGEHSVLVAQVGVAGSCRIGRGVMLAGQVGIADHVTVGDGAVVAAQSGVHADIQPGEKVLGSPARPLTHSKRILLAEGQLPEMARRLRRLERRVEALAARVGDVSASDEEASADA
- the lpxA gene encoding acyl-ACP--UDP-N-acetylglucosamine O-acyltransferase; amino-acid sequence: MPEAIHPSTVVDPRAVIGRDVRIGAYSIVGPEVTLGDGVEVGHHVILEGQIDVGPGVQIGHGSALGGRPQDLKFKEGTPSGIRIGAETVIREYVVIHRATRPESVTEIGPRCLIMSMSHVAHDCRLGQGVIVINYAGITGHCDIGDYVTVGGQTGIAPFVRVGPYAYLGGGSKVIADVPPFMMADGVPATVRAVNVVGLRRAGIPPADRRAVQEAHRVLYRSGLTPAHALERLRRELPPHPMVDAIARFVATASRRGMCGPPGGWGHAHGNAEELEAGADHESVL
- a CDS encoding Gfo/Idh/MocA family oxidoreductase, which encodes MTSPHSRIRAAVVGVGHMGQYHARVYAELWDVDFVGVVDIDADRAAEVAQHYDTRSFSDHRDLIGKVDVVSVAVPTEQHFHVARDLLATGIGVLIEKPMTPSLEEARELFAIARRSGAALQVGHVERFNGAVQELRKIVERPILIESRRLGPFAPRVQKDTVVMDLMIHDIDIVLALVPSAPRRLAAFGASVHSDVTDVANVQIWFESGTIATITASRATEEKIRTLAITQPDAYIVLDYLVQDIEIHRRAAQEARSNRDAIRYRQASFVEHLFVHKDNPLKLEIANLIRTVLRLRSGEVIEPAELDDLRSLAMALEIEQMIRDGRRETALPPDWPWSGRSV